One stretch of Actinacidiphila sp. DG2A-62 DNA includes these proteins:
- the glgB gene encoding 1,4-alpha-glucan branching enzyme has product MSPRNADTPQDRPTAAAPAADATGVTPEAAARGYDGTTPHPGASGTAPRAPRTAAATPAPGSAPGPTSGSTPTPGSAPTSAPGSTATSAPSSSPAAARVPAPATEPAARAAVPAAVPAAVTVPAPSSLDEDDRRRLLHGAHHDPHALLGAHPVPDGAGGTRGVRFRALRPYARGVAVLIDGVRTPLEAEGDGLFSAVLPLDAVPQAYRLVVSYDDGEHVVDDPYRFLPALGELDLHLIHEGRHEKLWKALGARPMTHAGVTGTRFAVWAPNARGVRLAADFTFWDGTAFPMRSLGASGVWELFVPGVGAGTAYKFEITRPDGSRSMRADPMARATEVPPNTASIVTESAYEWQDAEWMAHRADVPAHRAPFSVYEVHLPSWRPGLGYRELAEQLPAYVQQLSFTHVELMPVAEHPFGGSWGYQVTSYYAPTSRLGSPDDFRHLVDALHRAGIGVIMDWVPAHFPKDDWALARFDGEPLYEPADPRRAEHPDWGTLEFDFGRTEVRNFLVANAVYWCEEFHIDGLRVDAVASMLYLDYSREGGEWLPNAYGGRENLDAVAFLQEMNATVYRRCPGVVTIAEESTAWDGVTRATHEVGHTGFGGLGFGLKWNMGWMHDSLEYVGHEPVHRKYHHNEMTFSMVYAYSENYVLPISHDEVVHGKGALVSKMPGDWWQQRATHRAYLGFMWAHPGKQLLFMGQEFAQGAEWSHDSGPDWWLLDETYSAAGDHRGVRDLVRDLNAVYRATPALWERDTEPAGFEWVDGGAADDNTFSFIRHDAQGRPLLCVSNFSPVVRRDYRLGSPDTVWTEVLNTDDARYGGSGVLNEGPVKSDPAPWHGRPHSIALTLPPLATVWLRPLV; this is encoded by the coding sequence GTGAGCCCCCGCAACGCCGACACCCCGCAGGACCGTCCGACCGCCGCGGCGCCCGCGGCGGACGCCACCGGTGTCACTCCGGAGGCGGCCGCGCGCGGCTACGACGGGACGACTCCGCATCCGGGGGCCTCCGGCACGGCCCCCCGCGCCCCGCGCACCGCCGCCGCCACGCCCGCGCCCGGCTCCGCGCCGGGGCCCACATCCGGCTCCACGCCCACGCCGGGCTCCGCGCCCACGTCCGCGCCCGGGTCCACCGCCACGTCGGCCCCGTCGTCCTCCCCCGCCGCCGCGCGCGTCCCCGCCCCCGCGACCGAGCCCGCGGCCCGCGCCGCCGTGCCCGCCGCCGTGCCCGCCGCCGTCACCGTCCCCGCGCCGTCCTCACTGGACGAGGACGACCGCCGCCGGCTGCTGCACGGCGCGCACCACGACCCGCACGCGCTGCTCGGCGCGCACCCGGTCCCCGACGGCGCCGGCGGGACCCGCGGCGTGCGCTTCCGCGCGCTGCGGCCCTACGCGCGCGGCGTCGCCGTGCTGATCGACGGCGTGCGCACGCCGCTGGAGGCGGAGGGCGACGGGCTGTTCTCCGCGGTGCTGCCGCTGGACGCGGTGCCGCAGGCATACCGGCTGGTGGTGTCCTACGACGACGGTGAGCACGTGGTCGACGACCCGTACCGCTTCCTGCCCGCGCTCGGCGAACTGGACCTGCACCTGATCCACGAGGGCCGGCACGAAAAGCTGTGGAAGGCGCTGGGCGCGCGGCCGATGACGCACGCCGGCGTGACCGGCACCCGCTTCGCGGTGTGGGCGCCGAACGCGCGCGGGGTGCGGCTGGCCGCGGACTTCACGTTCTGGGACGGCACCGCGTTCCCGATGCGCTCACTGGGCGCCTCCGGGGTGTGGGAGCTGTTCGTGCCGGGCGTCGGGGCGGGCACCGCGTACAAGTTCGAGATCACCCGGCCGGACGGCTCCCGCTCGATGCGCGCCGACCCGATGGCCCGCGCCACCGAGGTCCCGCCGAACACCGCCTCGATCGTCACCGAGTCCGCCTACGAGTGGCAGGACGCGGAGTGGATGGCGCACCGCGCGGACGTCCCCGCGCACCGCGCGCCGTTCTCGGTGTACGAGGTGCACCTGCCGTCGTGGCGGCCGGGCCTGGGCTACCGCGAGCTGGCCGAGCAGCTGCCGGCGTACGTGCAGCAGCTGAGCTTCACGCACGTGGAGCTGATGCCGGTCGCCGAGCACCCGTTCGGCGGCTCGTGGGGCTACCAGGTGACCTCCTACTACGCGCCGACCTCGCGGCTCGGCTCGCCCGACGACTTCCGCCACCTGGTGGACGCGCTGCACCGGGCCGGCATCGGCGTGATCATGGACTGGGTGCCGGCGCACTTCCCCAAGGACGACTGGGCGCTGGCCCGCTTCGACGGCGAGCCGCTGTACGAGCCGGCCGACCCGCGCCGGGCCGAGCACCCGGACTGGGGCACGCTGGAGTTCGACTTCGGCCGCACCGAGGTGCGCAACTTCCTGGTCGCCAACGCGGTGTACTGGTGCGAGGAGTTCCACATCGACGGCCTGCGGGTGGACGCGGTCGCGTCGATGCTCTACCTGGACTACTCGCGCGAGGGCGGCGAGTGGCTGCCCAACGCGTACGGCGGCCGGGAGAATCTGGACGCCGTGGCGTTCCTCCAGGAGATGAACGCCACCGTCTACCGGCGCTGCCCCGGCGTGGTGACGATCGCCGAGGAGTCGACGGCCTGGGACGGCGTGACGCGCGCGACCCACGAGGTCGGCCACACCGGCTTCGGGGGTCTGGGCTTCGGGCTGAAGTGGAACATGGGCTGGATGCACGACTCGCTGGAGTACGTCGGCCACGAGCCGGTGCACCGCAAGTACCACCACAACGAGATGACGTTCTCGATGGTGTACGCGTACAGCGAGAACTACGTGCTGCCGATCTCGCACGACGAGGTGGTGCACGGCAAGGGCGCGCTGGTGTCCAAGATGCCCGGCGACTGGTGGCAGCAGCGCGCCACGCACCGCGCCTACCTGGGCTTCATGTGGGCCCACCCGGGCAAGCAACTGCTGTTCATGGGCCAGGAGTTCGCGCAGGGCGCGGAGTGGTCGCACGACAGCGGGCCGGACTGGTGGCTGCTGGACGAGACGTACTCGGCGGCCGGCGACCACCGCGGCGTGCGGGACCTGGTGCGCGACCTGAACGCGGTCTACCGCGCGACCCCGGCGCTGTGGGAGCGCGACACCGAGCCGGCCGGCTTCGAGTGGGTCGACGGCGGGGCGGCGGACGACAACACCTTCTCCTTCATCCGCCACGACGCGCAGGGCCGCCCGCTGCTGTGCGTCAGCAACTTCTCCCCCGTGGTGCGCCGCGACTACCGCCTCGGCTCGCCGGACACGGTCTGGACCGAGGTCCTCAACACCGACGACGCCCGTTACGGCGGCAGCGGCGTGCTGAACGAGGGGCCGGTCAAGAGCGACCCGGCGCCCTGGCACGGCCGCCCGCACAGCATCGCGCTGACGCTGCCGCCGCTGGCCACGGTGTGGCTGCGCCCCCTGGTGTGA
- a CDS encoding maltokinase N-terminal cap-like domain-containing protein: MSDSSRTRVPSSSTTAHPSTAHPSTAHPATARAEASHAAARAEAARTAAPRAPEPQPQPQPQPLSPGPLLRSLDPLLRGWLPRQRWFAGKGLPIGRFRLAAATELVPPGGPLGPMGLLHVLVDVEQPGRPADCYQLLLGAHPLLPPALVRASLGQAVGGPYDGLTLYDAPHDPRLAALLLERLRAPGRAGRLRFTTEPGAHFPPGLTPRVVTAEQSNTSVVYGDAFILKLFRRVSPGVNPDLELSLALARAGSRRVAEPVAWFEAEGLRPAGTDEADAGAGSGAGAAAGDAGAGSKSGAGSGAGSGAGSGAGSGAGSGAGASPSSGADAGAGAGEAATLGVLQRFLPGSADGWTLALASVAEDGDFRAEAAGLGRATAEVHAALAAALPARPLDGAALERLASGMVRRLEETAAEVAAVRPYAGALRSAFEDLAALATAGAGGPVSAQRVHGDLHLGQALRGPDGAWVLIDFEGEPARPLAERRRPAPPVQDVAGMLRSFDYAAHHSGNVPWAARHRDAFCTGYAEVSGVDPREQAVLIRAFETDKAVYEARYEARHRPAWLPIPLSALSRLAAAAP, translated from the coding sequence ATGTCGGACAGCTCCCGGACCCGTGTTCCGTCGTCCTCCACCACGGCCCATCCCTCCACCGCCCATCCCTCCACCGCCCATCCGGCCACGGCCCGCGCCGAGGCGTCCCACGCCGCGGCCCGCGCCGAGGCCGCCCGCACCGCCGCGCCCCGCGCACCCGAGCCGCAGCCGCAGCCGCAGCCGCAGCCGCTGTCGCCCGGTCCGCTGCTGCGCTCGCTCGACCCGCTGCTGCGCGGCTGGTTGCCGCGCCAGCGCTGGTTCGCCGGCAAGGGGCTGCCGATCGGCCGGTTCCGGCTGGCCGCGGCGACCGAGCTGGTGCCGCCGGGCGGGCCGCTGGGCCCGATGGGCCTGCTGCACGTGCTGGTGGACGTGGAGCAGCCGGGGCGTCCAGCGGACTGCTACCAACTGCTGCTCGGCGCGCACCCGCTGCTGCCGCCCGCCCTGGTGCGGGCCTCGCTCGGCCAGGCGGTCGGCGGGCCCTACGACGGGCTGACGCTCTACGACGCGCCGCACGACCCGCGGCTGGCCGCGCTGCTGCTGGAACGCCTGCGGGCGCCCGGCCGCGCCGGGCGGCTGCGCTTCACCACCGAGCCGGGCGCGCACTTCCCGCCGGGACTGACGCCCCGGGTGGTCACCGCGGAGCAGTCCAACACCTCGGTGGTGTACGGCGACGCGTTCATCCTCAAGCTGTTCCGCCGGGTGTCCCCCGGCGTCAACCCGGACCTGGAGCTGTCGCTCGCGCTGGCGCGGGCGGGCTCGCGCCGGGTCGCGGAGCCGGTCGCCTGGTTCGAGGCGGAGGGCCTGCGGCCGGCGGGGACGGACGAGGCGGACGCGGGCGCGGGGTCGGGCGCCGGGGCCGCAGCCGGCGACGCGGGCGCCGGGTCCAAGTCCGGCGCGGGGTCCGGCGCGGGGTCCGGCGCGGGGTCCGGCGCGGGGTCCGGCGCGGGGTCCGGCGCGGGCGCGTCCCCGTCTTCCGGGGCGGACGCCGGGGCCGGGGCCGGTGAGGCGGCGACGCTCGGTGTGCTGCAGCGCTTCCTGCCGGGGTCCGCGGACGGCTGGACGCTGGCGCTCGCGTCGGTGGCCGAGGACGGCGACTTCCGCGCCGAGGCCGCCGGGCTGGGCCGGGCCACCGCCGAGGTGCACGCCGCGCTGGCGGCGGCGCTGCCCGCCCGGCCGCTCGACGGCGCCGCGCTGGAACGTTTGGCCTCCGGCATGGTGCGGCGGCTGGAGGAGACAGCCGCCGAGGTCGCGGCGGTGCGTCCGTACGCGGGAGCGCTGCGCTCGGCGTTCGAGGACCTGGCCGCGCTGGCCACGGCGGGCGCGGGCGGCCCGGTGTCCGCCCAGCGCGTGCACGGCGACCTCCACCTCGGGCAGGCGCTGCGCGGCCCCGACGGCGCGTGGGTGCTGATCGACTTCGAGGGCGAGCCGGCCCGCCCGCTGGCCGAACGCCGCCGCCCCGCGCCGCCGGTGCAGGACGTCGCGGGCATGCTGCGGTCCTTCGACTACGCCGCCCACCACAGCGGCAACGTCCCCTGGGCCGCCCGCCACCGCGACGCCTTCTGCACCGGCTACGCCGAGGTCAGCGGCGTCGACCCGCGTGAGCAGGCGGTGCTGATACGGGCCTTCGAGACCGACAAGGCGGTGTACGAGGCCCGTTACGAGGCCCGGCACCGCCCGGCGTGGCTGCCCATCCCGCTGTCCGCGCTCTCCCGCCTCGCCGCGGCGGCCCCCTGA
- the treS gene encoding maltose alpha-D-glucosyltransferase yields the protein MIVNEPVPDTFEDTPAKDRDPDWFKRAVFYEVLVRSFQDSNGDGVGDLKGITAKLDYLQWLGVDCLWLPPFFASPLRDGGYDVADYTAVLPEFGDLADFVEFVDAAHQRGMRVIIDFVMNHTSDQHPWFQQSRSDPTGPYGDYYTWADDDKQFPDARIIFVDTETSNWTFDPVRKQYYWHRFFSHQPDLNYENPAVQEEILAALRFWLDLGIDGFRLDAVPYLYQEEGTNCENLPRTHDFLKRVRAEIDASYPDTVLLAEANQWPEDVVDYFGDYAAGGDECHMAFHFPVMPRIFMAVRRESRYPVSEVLAKTPAIPAGCQWGIFLRNHDELTLEMVTDEERDYMYAEYAKDPRMRANIGIRRRLAPLLDNDRNQIELFTALLLSLPGSPILYYGDEIGMGDNIWLGDRDGVRTPMQWTPDRNAGFSSSDPGRLYLPTIMDPVYGYQVTNVEAQMSSPSSLLHWTRRMIEIRKQNPAFGTGSFTELPSSNPAVLAFLREDGDDLVLCVNNFSRFAQPTELDLRQYQGRHPVELIGGVRFPAIGQLPYLLTLAGHGFYWFRLRRDPS from the coding sequence TTGATCGTCAACGAACCCGTCCCCGACACCTTCGAGGACACGCCCGCCAAGGACCGTGACCCCGACTGGTTCAAACGGGCGGTGTTCTACGAAGTCCTCGTCCGCTCCTTCCAGGACAGCAACGGCGACGGCGTAGGCGACCTGAAGGGAATCACCGCCAAACTCGACTACCTGCAATGGCTGGGCGTCGACTGCCTGTGGCTGCCGCCGTTCTTCGCCTCGCCGCTGCGCGACGGCGGCTACGACGTGGCCGACTACACCGCGGTCCTCCCGGAGTTCGGCGACCTCGCCGACTTCGTGGAGTTCGTGGACGCCGCGCACCAGCGCGGCATGCGCGTGATCATCGACTTCGTCATGAACCACACCAGCGACCAGCACCCGTGGTTCCAGCAGTCCCGCAGCGACCCGACCGGGCCGTACGGCGACTACTACACCTGGGCCGACGACGACAAGCAGTTCCCGGACGCCCGGATCATCTTCGTCGACACCGAGACGTCGAACTGGACGTTCGACCCGGTGCGCAAGCAGTACTACTGGCACCGGTTCTTCTCCCACCAGCCGGACCTCAACTACGAGAACCCGGCGGTGCAGGAGGAGATCCTGGCCGCGCTGCGGTTCTGGCTGGACCTGGGCATCGACGGGTTCCGGCTGGACGCGGTGCCGTACCTCTACCAGGAGGAGGGCACCAACTGCGAGAACCTGCCGCGCACCCACGACTTCCTCAAGCGCGTGCGGGCCGAGATCGACGCGTCCTACCCGGACACCGTGCTGCTCGCCGAGGCCAACCAGTGGCCGGAGGACGTGGTCGACTACTTCGGCGACTACGCCGCCGGCGGCGACGAGTGCCACATGGCGTTCCACTTCCCGGTGATGCCGCGGATCTTCATGGCGGTGCGCCGCGAGTCCCGCTACCCGGTCTCCGAAGTGCTGGCCAAGACCCCGGCGATCCCGGCCGGCTGCCAGTGGGGCATCTTCCTGCGCAACCACGACGAGCTGACCCTCGAAATGGTCACCGACGAGGAACGCGACTACATGTACGCGGAGTACGCCAAGGACCCGCGGATGCGCGCGAACATCGGCATCCGCCGCCGGCTGGCCCCGCTGCTGGACAACGACCGCAACCAGATCGAGCTGTTCACCGCGCTGCTGCTATCGCTGCCCGGCTCGCCGATCCTCTACTACGGCGACGAGATCGGGATGGGCGACAACATCTGGCTCGGCGACCGGGACGGCGTGCGCACCCCGATGCAGTGGACGCCGGACCGCAACGCGGGCTTCTCCTCCTCCGACCCCGGCCGGCTCTACCTGCCGACGATCATGGACCCGGTGTACGGGTACCAGGTCACCAACGTCGAGGCGCAGATGAGTTCGCCCAGCTCGCTGCTGCACTGGACGCGCCGGATGATCGAGATCCGCAAGCAGAACCCGGCGTTCGGCACCGGCTCGTTCACCGAGCTGCCGTCCAGCAACCCCGCGGTGCTCGCGTTCCTGCGCGAGGACGGCGACGACCTGGTGCTGTGCGTGAACAACTTCTCCCGGTTCGCCCAGCCCACCGAGCTGGACCTGCGGCAGTACCAGGGCCGCCATCCGGTGGAGCTGATCGGCGGGGTGCGGTTCCCGGCGATCGGCCAGCTGCCGTACCTGCTCACCCTGGCGGGGCACGGCTTCTACTGGTTCCGGCTCAGGCGCGATCCCTCCTGA
- a CDS encoding alpha-1,4-glucan--maltose-1-phosphate maltosyltransferase, protein MIGRIPVVDVRPVVDCGRRPAKAVVGESFEVTATVFREGHDAVAANVVLRDPSGRSGPWTPMRELAPGTDRWGARVTPTSEGRWTYTVEAWSDPVATWRHVAGVKIPAGIDTELVLAEGALLHERAAAGVPKKDGRQTVLAVVDALRDTKRTAAARHAAALDPEVVAVLDRHPLRELVSAVRPMPLQVERERALFGSWYEMFPRSEGAVREADGTLRSGTFRTAAKRLPAIAAMGFDVVYLPPIHPIGSSFRKGRNNTLTAGPDDVGSPWAIGSPAGGHDAVHPDLGTLEDFDHFVARAKELRIEVALDFALQCSPDHPWVEEHPQWFARRPDGTVAYAENPPKKYQDIYPIAFDQDFSGIVRETLRLLRHWMAHGVRIFRVDNPHTKPVVFWEKVIAEINRTDPDVVFLAEAFTRPAMMSTLGQIGFQQSYTYFTWRTGKDELTDYMRELSGEKAAWMRPNFFVNTPDILHAYLQHGGRPAFEVRAVLAATLSPSWGVYAGFELCEATPAHPGSEEYLNSEKYELRPRDWAAAEAAGRSLAPLITTLNRLRRRHPALRQLRDIAFHPVDNDAILAYSKRRGDDVVLVVANLDPFHTQEATLSLDMPELGLSWHESFPVRDELTGETYHWGRDNYVRLEPGRAPAHVLSLRPSPSIGGSLS, encoded by the coding sequence ATGATCGGTCGTATCCCCGTCGTCGACGTCCGTCCCGTGGTGGACTGCGGCCGCCGGCCGGCCAAGGCGGTCGTCGGCGAGTCCTTCGAAGTGACCGCGACCGTCTTCCGCGAGGGGCACGACGCGGTGGCGGCGAACGTGGTGCTGCGCGACCCGTCGGGCCGCAGCGGGCCGTGGACGCCGATGCGGGAGCTGGCGCCGGGCACCGACCGGTGGGGCGCGCGGGTCACGCCGACCTCCGAGGGCCGCTGGACGTACACCGTGGAGGCGTGGTCGGACCCGGTGGCCACCTGGCGGCACGTGGCGGGCGTGAAGATCCCGGCCGGCATCGACACCGAACTGGTGCTCGCCGAGGGCGCGCTGCTGCACGAGCGGGCGGCGGCCGGGGTGCCGAAGAAGGACGGCCGACAGACCGTGCTGGCCGTGGTGGACGCGCTGCGCGACACCAAGCGGACGGCCGCCGCCCGGCACGCCGCCGCGCTGGACCCCGAGGTGGTCGCGGTGCTCGACCGGCATCCGCTGCGGGAGCTGGTCAGCGCGGTGCGGCCGATGCCGCTGCAGGTGGAGCGGGAGCGGGCGCTGTTCGGCTCCTGGTACGAGATGTTCCCGCGCTCGGAGGGCGCGGTGCGCGAGGCCGACGGCACGCTGCGCTCGGGCACCTTCCGCACCGCGGCGAAGCGGCTGCCGGCGATCGCCGCGATGGGCTTCGACGTGGTCTACCTGCCGCCGATTCACCCGATCGGCTCATCGTTCCGCAAGGGCCGCAACAACACCCTGACGGCCGGTCCCGACGACGTCGGCTCGCCGTGGGCGATCGGCTCCCCGGCGGGCGGCCACGACGCGGTCCACCCGGACCTGGGCACCCTGGAGGACTTCGACCACTTCGTGGCCCGGGCCAAGGAGCTGCGGATCGAGGTGGCGCTGGACTTCGCGCTCCAGTGCTCGCCGGACCACCCGTGGGTCGAGGAGCACCCGCAGTGGTTCGCCCGCCGCCCGGACGGCACGGTGGCGTACGCGGAGAACCCGCCGAAGAAGTACCAGGACATCTACCCCATCGCCTTCGACCAGGACTTCTCCGGGATCGTCCGGGAGACGCTGCGGCTGCTGCGGCACTGGATGGCGCACGGCGTGCGGATCTTCCGGGTGGACAACCCGCACACCAAGCCGGTGGTGTTCTGGGAGAAGGTCATCGCCGAGATCAACCGCACCGACCCCGACGTGGTCTTCCTGGCCGAGGCGTTCACCCGTCCGGCGATGATGAGCACGCTGGGCCAGATCGGCTTCCAGCAGTCGTACACCTACTTCACCTGGCGCACCGGCAAGGACGAGCTGACCGACTACATGCGGGAGCTCAGCGGCGAGAAGGCGGCCTGGATGCGGCCGAACTTCTTCGTCAACACCCCCGACATCCTGCACGCCTACCTGCAGCACGGCGGCCGGCCCGCGTTCGAGGTGCGGGCCGTGCTGGCCGCGACCCTCTCGCCGAGCTGGGGGGTCTACGCCGGCTTCGAGCTGTGCGAGGCCACCCCCGCGCACCCGGGCAGCGAGGAGTACCTCAACTCGGAGAAGTACGAGCTGCGGCCGCGCGACTGGGCCGCGGCCGAGGCGGCGGGGCGCTCGCTGGCCCCGCTGATCACCACGCTCAACCGGCTGCGCCGCCGGCACCCGGCGCTCCGCCAGCTTCGGGACATCGCCTTCCACCCGGTGGACAACGACGCGATCCTCGCCTACTCCAAACGGCGCGGTGACGACGTCGTCCTGGTGGTCGCCAACCTGGACCCGTTCCACACCCAGGAGGCGACGCTGTCGTTGGACATGCCGGAACTCGGCCTCTCCTGGCACGAGTCGTTCCCGGTGCGCGACGAGCTCACCGGCGAGACCTACCACTGGGGCAGGGACAACTATGTGCGCCTCGAGCCGGGCCGCGCGCCCGCGCACGTCCTGTCGCTGCGACCGTCTCCATCGATCGGAGGGTCACTCAGTTGA
- the glgP gene encoding alpha-glucan family phosphorylase has translation MKAIRRFTVRTVLPEPLRPLGELAQNLRWSWHQETRELFRGVDPEGWAATQGDPVRLLGSVSKERLTALAGDRRFLRRLSTAAEDLADYLSNPRWYQDQSDLPAAVAYFSPEFGVTSALPQYSGGLGILAGDHLKAASDLGVPLIGVGLLYRHGYFRQSLSREGWQQEQYPVLDPNSLPMAPLCDAEGEPVRISLTLTGGRLLAARIWKAQVGRVPLLLLDSDVEANQPAERDVTDRLYGGGSEHRLLQEILLGIGGVRAVRAYCRITGHPEPEVFHTNEGHAGFLGLERIRELSLEGLDFDAALEAVRAGTVFTTHTPVPAGIDRFDRDLVARHLGEGGALPGVDVGRVLELGRETYPGGDPHLFNMAVMGLRLAQRANGVSTLHGAVSREMFAGLWPGFDPDDVPITSITNGVHAPTWVAPEVQQLVARHVGAQHTEDALTVGGAERWRDVSKIPDGALWELRRTLREQLVEDVRRRLRDSWRQRGAGEAELGWTDSVLDPDVLTVGFARRVPSYKRLTLMLRDPDRLRELLLHPERPIQIVVAGKAHPADDSGKRLVQELVRFTDDPRVRHRIVFLPDYDMRMARLLYPGCDVWLNNPLRPLEACGTSGMKAALNGCLNLSVLDGWWDEWFDGDNGWAIPTAEGVADEDRRDAVEAAALYDLLEDQVAPCFYDQGGRGLPQRWIEMVRHTLATLGPKVLAGRMVRDYVTGLYAPAARSHRAVRGAAAAELAEWKGRVRWEWPQVSVDHVETSSVEENGAAELGATLTLRAQVALSGLDPLDVDVQLLSGRVDASDRLVDPAVVSLKPTGRTDTAGRHHYEGPLTLDRTGAFGYTVRVLPAHPLLATPAELGLVAVPAEAGGLTAGVLR, from the coding sequence GTGAAGGCAATCCGTCGATTCACCGTGCGCACCGTCCTGCCGGAACCTCTGCGCCCGCTGGGGGAACTGGCCCAGAACCTACGCTGGTCGTGGCACCAGGAGACGAGGGAGCTGTTCCGGGGGGTGGACCCGGAGGGGTGGGCGGCCACCCAGGGCGACCCCGTCCGGCTGCTCGGCTCGGTCTCCAAGGAGCGGCTCACCGCGCTGGCCGGCGACCGCCGCTTCCTGCGCCGGCTGTCCACCGCCGCCGAGGACCTCGCCGACTACCTCTCCAACCCCCGCTGGTACCAGGACCAGAGCGACCTGCCGGCCGCCGTCGCCTACTTCTCGCCCGAGTTCGGCGTCACCTCCGCGCTGCCGCAGTACAGCGGCGGCCTGGGCATCCTGGCCGGCGACCACCTCAAGGCCGCGAGCGACCTCGGCGTCCCGCTGATCGGCGTCGGCCTGCTGTACCGGCACGGCTACTTCCGCCAGAGCCTGTCCCGCGAGGGCTGGCAGCAGGAGCAGTACCCGGTCCTCGACCCGAACTCGCTGCCGATGGCGCCGCTGTGCGACGCCGAGGGCGAGCCGGTGCGGATCTCGCTCACCCTCACCGGCGGCCGGCTGCTGGCCGCCCGGATCTGGAAGGCCCAGGTCGGCCGGGTGCCGCTGCTGCTGCTCGACTCCGACGTGGAGGCCAACCAGCCGGCCGAGCGCGACGTCACCGACCGGCTCTACGGCGGCGGCAGCGAGCACCGGCTGCTGCAGGAGATACTGCTGGGCATCGGCGGCGTGCGCGCGGTGCGCGCGTACTGCCGCATCACCGGCCACCCCGAGCCCGAGGTGTTCCACACCAACGAGGGCCACGCCGGCTTCCTGGGCCTGGAACGCATAAGGGAGCTGTCGCTGGAGGGGCTGGACTTCGACGCCGCCCTGGAAGCGGTCCGGGCCGGGACCGTCTTCACCACCCACACCCCGGTGCCGGCCGGCATCGACCGGTTCGACCGCGACCTGGTCGCCCGGCACCTCGGCGAGGGCGGCGCGCTGCCCGGCGTCGACGTCGGGCGGGTGCTGGAGCTGGGCCGGGAGACCTACCCCGGCGGCGACCCGCACCTGTTCAACATGGCCGTGATGGGCCTGCGGCTGGCCCAGCGGGCCAACGGCGTGTCCACCCTGCACGGCGCGGTCAGCCGGGAGATGTTCGCCGGACTGTGGCCGGGCTTCGACCCCGACGACGTGCCGATCACCTCCATCACCAACGGCGTGCACGCCCCCACCTGGGTGGCCCCCGAGGTGCAGCAGCTCGTCGCCCGGCACGTCGGCGCGCAGCACACCGAGGACGCGCTGACGGTGGGCGGCGCCGAGCGCTGGCGGGACGTGTCCAAGATCCCCGACGGCGCGCTGTGGGAGCTGCGCCGCACCCTGCGCGAGCAGCTGGTGGAGGACGTGCGGCGGCGGCTGCGGGACTCCTGGCGGCAGCGCGGCGCCGGCGAGGCGGAGCTGGGCTGGACCGACAGCGTCCTGGACCCGGACGTGCTGACCGTCGGCTTCGCCCGCCGGGTGCCCTCGTACAAGCGGCTGACGCTGATGCTGCGCGATCCCGACCGGCTCAGGGAGCTGCTGCTGCACCCCGAGCGGCCGATCCAGATCGTGGTGGCCGGCAAGGCCCACCCGGCCGACGACAGCGGCAAGCGGCTGGTCCAGGAGCTGGTCAGGTTCACCGACGACCCGCGGGTGCGGCACCGCATCGTCTTCCTGCCCGACTACGACATGCGGATGGCCCGGCTGCTCTACCCCGGCTGCGACGTCTGGCTGAACAACCCGCTGCGCCCGCTGGAGGCGTGCGGCACCTCGGGGATGAAGGCCGCGCTCAACGGCTGCCTCAACCTGTCGGTGCTGGACGGCTGGTGGGACGAGTGGTTCGACGGCGACAACGGCTGGGCGATCCCCACCGCCGAGGGCGTGGCCGACGAGGACCGGCGGGACGCGGTGGAGGCCGCGGCGCTGTACGACCTGCTGGAGGACCAGGTCGCGCCGTGCTTCTACGACCAGGGCGGGCGCGGGCTGCCGCAGCGCTGGATCGAGATGGTCCGGCACACCCTGGCCACGCTCGGCCCCAAGGTGCTGGCCGGCCGGATGGTCCGCGACTACGTCACCGGCCTGTACGCGCCGGCCGCCCGCTCGCACCGCGCGGTGCGCGGCGCCGCGGCGGCCGAGCTGGCCGAGTGGAAGGGGCGGGTGCGCTGGGAGTGGCCCCAGGTCTCGGTGGACCACGTCGAGACCTCCTCGGTGGAGGAGAACGGGGCCGCCGAGCTGGGCGCCACGCTCACCCTGCGCGCGCAGGTCGCGCTCTCCGGCCTGGACCCGCTGGACGTGGACGTGCAGCTGCTGTCCGGCCGGGTCGACGCCTCGGACCGGCTGGTCGACCCCGCGGTGGTGTCGCTGAAGCCCACCGGGCGGACCGACACCGCGGGCCGCCACCACTACGAGGGCCCGCTCACCCTGGACCGCACCGGCGCCTTCGGCTACACCGTCCGGGTGCTGCCCGCGCACCCGCTGCTGGCCACCCCGGCCGAGCTGGGCCTGGTCGCGGTGCCGGCCGAGGCCGGCGGCCTGACCGCGGGCGTCCTGCGCTGA
- a CDS encoding cold-shock protein: MATGTVKWFNSEKGFGFIEQDGGGSDVFAHYSNIDAQGYRELLEGQKVVFDVTQGQKGPQAENIRTVH; the protein is encoded by the coding sequence ATGGCAACCGGAACCGTGAAGTGGTTCAACTCGGAAAAGGGCTTCGGCTTCATCGAGCAGGACGGCGGCGGCTCCGACGTCTTCGCCCACTACTCGAACATCGACGCCCAGGGCTACCGGGAACTGCTGGAAGGCCAGAAGGTGGTGTTCGACGTCACCCAGGGCCAGAAGGGCCCGCAGGCCGAGAACATCCGCACCGTCCACTGA